From one Luteipulveratus mongoliensis genomic stretch:
- a CDS encoding GNAT family N-acetyltransferase, whose amino-acid sequence MKNYPLLDVRISTPKLELRGATDELLDELAEVVRAGKTHAEPAPYDDPMSFYEIDPDVRVAKWLQAVWRRRGKVEPDAWRLNFIVMVDGRAVGEQTLSGVQFSTLGTVASFSWLSVDERGRGLGHEMRAAILHLAFEGLGAKEAGSDAFVDNESSNAISRGLGYEPNGSEWATRQGDPALLNRWKLTRPTWEQHRRDDIQLHDLEAGLAALPLA is encoded by the coding sequence CCGCTCCTCGACGTACGAATCAGCACGCCGAAGCTGGAGCTACGCGGCGCGACTGACGAGCTGTTGGACGAGCTTGCCGAGGTCGTACGCGCGGGCAAGACCCACGCCGAGCCTGCTCCGTACGACGACCCCATGTCGTTCTATGAGATCGATCCTGACGTGCGTGTTGCCAAGTGGCTCCAGGCGGTCTGGCGGCGCCGCGGCAAGGTCGAGCCGGATGCCTGGCGGCTGAACTTCATCGTGATGGTCGACGGCCGCGCGGTGGGGGAGCAGACTCTGAGCGGGGTGCAGTTCTCCACTCTCGGGACGGTGGCCTCCTTCTCGTGGCTGTCTGTCGACGAGCGAGGCCGCGGGCTCGGGCACGAGATGCGGGCCGCGATCCTGCACCTGGCGTTCGAGGGTCTCGGAGCGAAGGAAGCAGGCAGCGACGCATTCGTGGACAACGAGAGCTCCAATGCGATCTCGCGGGGACTCGGCTACGAACCCAACGGGTCGGAATGGGCGACGCGGCAAGGGGATCCGGCCCTGTTGAACCGCTGGAAGCTGACCAGGCCCACCTGGGAACAGCACCGCCGAGACGACATCCAGCTCCACGATCTCGAGGCCGGCCTGGCCGCCCTACCTCTCGCTTGA
- a CDS encoding phosphotransferase family protein, giving the protein MDEVEVVVAHTERATLRVGDVFLKVDSDQTNTDIEVKAMALAPIPTPEILWRKPPVLALAALSGSALGRLGEPSPASSAAWAAAGAAIRKLHDAPLPPWSSRRSLEEIRTRLDDECEGLVANDVLPADVVTRNREVAEAALRPWTPVFIHGDLQITHVFVDGDQVTGVIDWSEAAPGDALYDLAILTLGHEEHLDDVIAGYGIDVDRAVIRAWWSWRSLCAARWLIEHGFDPDTPGAEFDVLRSQM; this is encoded by the coding sequence ATGGATGAGGTCGAGGTCGTCGTCGCCCATACGGAGCGCGCAACGTTGCGCGTCGGCGATGTGTTCTTGAAGGTCGACTCTGATCAGACGAACACCGATATCGAGGTCAAGGCGATGGCGCTGGCGCCGATCCCGACGCCGGAGATCCTGTGGCGGAAGCCACCCGTGCTTGCGCTGGCCGCTCTCTCCGGATCAGCACTCGGCCGGCTGGGTGAGCCGTCGCCTGCGTCGTCGGCGGCCTGGGCTGCAGCCGGTGCCGCCATCCGGAAGTTGCACGACGCTCCCCTACCGCCGTGGTCCAGCCGCCGTAGCCTGGAGGAGATCAGAACCCGGCTCGACGACGAATGCGAGGGGCTCGTCGCCAACGACGTCCTTCCCGCCGACGTGGTCACGCGCAACCGCGAGGTGGCCGAAGCTGCACTCCGGCCGTGGACACCGGTCTTCATCCACGGCGACCTGCAGATCACGCACGTGTTCGTCGACGGCGACCAGGTCACCGGGGTGATCGACTGGTCCGAGGCCGCTCCGGGCGACGCCCTGTACGACCTCGCCATCTTGACTCTAGGCCACGAGGAGCACCTCGACGACGTCATTGCCGGTTACGGCATCGACGTCGACCGCGCGGTCATCCGCGCCTGGTGGTCATGGCGAAGTCTGTGCGCGGCGCGCTGGCTCATCGAGCACGGCTTCGACCCGGACACTCCGGGCGCCGAGTTCGATGTGCTGCGATCTCAGATGTGA
- a CDS encoding 4a-hydroxytetrahydrobiopterin dehydratase — MDMLKGEQIAAANLTDWRKLAQGLHARYLVDDFSTGARFVAAVGEAGDALGHHPRVSIGDRYVDLKLVSDDAIYRDDEGTEYVVEWVTQQDVDLARRITELAADHKLDAEPGSVSDVELGLDTAHSATIAPVWAALLTGNADAQGRGTPGDEIRDATERVPNLWFGDADESDTSSQRFHVEVYVAPEVADQRVAAAVAAGGTVVDDSDAPSLTVIADQDGNRGVLCIDASAANKD; from the coding sequence ATGGACATGCTGAAGGGCGAACAGATCGCCGCGGCCAACCTGACCGACTGGCGCAAGCTGGCCCAGGGACTGCATGCCCGCTACCTGGTTGACGACTTCAGCACCGGCGCACGGTTCGTCGCCGCGGTGGGTGAGGCGGGCGACGCGCTCGGCCACCACCCGCGGGTGTCGATCGGCGATCGGTACGTCGATCTCAAGCTGGTCAGCGACGACGCCATCTACCGCGACGATGAGGGCACCGAGTACGTCGTCGAATGGGTGACCCAGCAGGACGTCGACCTCGCGCGTCGGATCACGGAGCTCGCCGCCGACCACAAGCTCGACGCCGAACCGGGCTCGGTCAGCGACGTCGAGCTCGGCCTCGACACAGCGCACTCCGCGACCATCGCCCCAGTCTGGGCCGCGCTGCTGACCGGGAACGCCGATGCCCAAGGTCGGGGGACCCCCGGCGACGAGATCCGGGACGCCACGGAGCGCGTACCGAACCTGTGGTTTGGCGACGCCGACGAGAGCGATACATCGAGTCAGCGATTCCACGTCGAGGTCTACGTGGCGCCCGAGGTGGCGGACCAACGAGTTGCCGCTGCCGTCGCCGCGGGTGGAACCGTCGTCGACGACAGCGACGCGCCGTCGCTCACCGTGATCGCCGACCAGGACGGCAACAGGGGAGTCCTCTGCATCGACGCATCCGCTGCGAACAAGGACTGA